A window of Schistocerca serialis cubense isolate TAMUIC-IGC-003099 chromosome 1, iqSchSeri2.2, whole genome shotgun sequence genomic DNA:
cgtcattttcgccagtggtgttatttctagagcggtttgaaagtttaactttaattataatcaccctgtaataGGAAAATTTAATACATTCCTTCTGTAGTGAACATTTTGCGTCTTCGACGTGCAAGTGATGAACAACGCTGATGTCGACTGTCTTTCCTGACCTTTCACTTGCGTTATCCCTCCTCCTTTTTTTGTAAACAGTGTAGACTGTTTTTATTAccttattgacatgaaactttaaATCGTCTAGTCGCTTGtcagtttttatttaaaattagtTTTTATACAAATAAAGTGTAACTTCATTTAGTGATATTATGCAAAATCTGAAATATGTGTTGGTGTCCTACGAATGGAATACACCATACAAGCAAAgacactgaaaggtctctgttggattcctctcatgtttgatttcttaaatctgttgtcatttacggcataaattcctcttctaaatttactgtggcgtttctgactatctgggaggagactgagtagtggaacgtgttacttttacacataaacaagaacgatctgtcacactactacactttaaaacacagtttatatgtaattcatgtcacacagtctcatacggaacctacatccgctttcttttatatactgtatatgataagatactgtcatcccccttcccttctgtgtgagaggatgaatgagcaaatgtatttctagttgcatgcttgagggtagcagacaagcctgtctgctagagaacagtaggaccaacgtcggaacaggtagctacgctttctaaaagcaaagaggtttctatccttagtatggtcctgcccgtcccttgtcatgttggtataggaagctgcctctctggtcacttccgtttgtattggtgcggcacccctcaggtaggaactacggcagtctgtccgtggcgagcgtctgaagtggtaagatctccggctaagcgcaggtctgctaagtccgtaggacaatggatttcttaagttcagcctaactgaaaatttaattacctttatttcaggtttagctctaaaatatctaatgttatcttaaattgcaacgcagtgtaattcgcgtgtgaagttcagattattttccagtagttgctttgtcactactttgtgagtaaagtggaaccacgtgttgatcagtaactctaactaagatcatcaatcttaaatgcgaatgtgcgtcagattataacgtctcgtcttgacagtatttttcaatatagcaacttttctttatgttcaacccacgtggggtgtactttgtgagaccactaccatgtgcttatataattgtttgacccatcaggttaatagtaagacgttagtaaccagttcgaggtttttcttttgtaaattgcttttcgatctaatttattttaactatcaaaattattgtggagttacacgctttgtgtaaaccatgtgaccacgtgaagcatgtggtgtaatcatcaaagtagccctcagctattctttctgggaagatttcacagagagttcgtatgaatttagtataccagtgtgtggtaattatacgacggacaggattgtgctaccaacgtaatttctttgggtgaaaattgaatcggttggttgtggttaatttcctcttgcatatgtttcaacgttcttcgtgtgttattttatgaatgcagtgttgtatgcagtctcccaatcttggctccatatttgatgtgttccataatattacaaactcacattttccacaatcctaaataaggcaccagtttatttatgaatcaaatttaatatgctgaaatttcaatgatcaatgttaaaataaatttccaaatataaactgatttatttctttttatttaaattctcctttatatatatatatataatcaccggttgtcgtatgactattaaaagattataattaatgttagtctggttgggaatttggtaagctagactggatacctggtgaaacagttgatcAGTAATgcgaggttaacttccccagacagctcacagcttgtaaaccgcttttattgtccatcagtaccgcTTGCATAGAAAAatcaaagcaacaacgttacaacacCACAATAGACGCTTGCCAATATCTGCGTAACGTCGCTTATAATGTATAGAGAAATGAAATGCACTTACTCGACTGCGAACCGTGGAAATCTGTATTGCCAACTGTAACAGAACGTGTGCTGATAAATTTGTGAAATAATTACTCTGTGTCTCCCCTGTAAGTGGCGGAATTACGTTGGACAACAGTTCGAGTCATTAAAAGACCTACATCTGGAATACATCCGTTAGTAGATTTTTAGCAATCCATACCTATTGCCATCCTGTGTACCTATCTAGGAAGACCGAGTGGCTTGGTGGTTAAAGCTCCAGACTTCAATTCGGAAGGAGAGGGGTTCAGATCCCCGCCTGGTCATACTCGTTTTGAttttccgcaatttccctaaaACGCAGAAGACAAATGCCGTTATGGTTATTTTCAAGAAGTACACAGACGGTGTCCTTCTCCATCTACGAGTAAGTCCACTCATTGACTGATCTTCATTTCTGATGACCTCTTCGTCGAAGGTATGGCAAGCACTAATCCCCTTTCCTTAATTCCTAACTCTCGAAACACAACTTTAAATAGTCCTTTTTCTTTTCTGTAAGATGACTAAAAATAAAACACTCCTCTCCTGCGAAACACCTGTGCCACGGCAAAGATTTCTAAATCGCGCTTCGTCAgacttcaataaaataaaataactgtagAAAAATTTAATATCTATTACCaacaaacactatttcagaacgcTACTCCATTTTGTTTCTGTGTACTTGCTATCTGCTATTGAACAATGGAAACCATATAAAACCTTTGTATCTAGAATAAAATTCGAGGCGTACATGACCTTCGGATTAAAAATTTCTTTATCGTGGCAGTTCAGACAGACAAAAAATTTTACTCTCAAACTTTGAAATAAATGCTAATAAATTTACTCAAAATTTATAATAGTGATACCAAAACAGACTGCCGTATGTCATCTAGATAATAGAAAACTTACGTGATTAGTACAACACAGTTTGGGAGCAATCAGAAGTTCCAAAGTTCCATTGTTAGCTGTAACGACACGCCGCTTGATATTCgcacaaaatgaagaaagaaaaagcaAAACGTTAACGTATAAGGAAAGACAAGTGGTGCACAAAAACGCGGCAGTAATTTCAGCAGCTAGAGGGAAGCGATTTGTTCTTACAGTAGATTGTAAAAGAACCAATCTAAAATGTTTAATGATTTTTATGAAGTGGATTACTTTAGAGCACGCAGATAGTGTTGAAAAGTGGAACGTGATATTCAGAATCTGAGAACAGACTTGATGATCGTATGTATGGATGAAAAGATCAGTTATCTCTTTTAAGGTAGATGGGGATGAGTAGGTGTATGGTTTTCGACTGAATAGCAAAATAATTCAGCAACTGCAAAATATCCTTACCAATATTGACAAAACACATAACATGTCATCGAGCGACAGGAGAAACAAAAAGAGACTAAAAATCATCTCTTtgtgaagttttttttatttttaaaaaataaaacatagtgGTTTTTGTAGGCAGAATGCACTTACGTTAAAAAACAATTAGGAGTGAAAAGAATAGCACTTGAAACAATTCTGAAGagtaaataaagttacataatgtcAAATTACGAATAATCAAATAGAATGAAGAAAACGTATTGATCTACTAGAAGAAGAATGATAAAGCCCACACAGACCAGTACCCAAAGATAGCTACCCTTACAACGGAAGGAGTAAGGGAACTCAAATCTTTTTGAGAGGAAAATAGGTTTTAGTATGTGAAGCATGTAGCTGATTACGGTTCCTGAAACAAAAGAGGCATAACCCGATAACGCTCGCTCAACGTCGAACTTAGACAACCCTACTGTTATATGGTTTTAAAACAGTCACAGACATTTATAGGTAACGACGTATTGTTATTCATTTCATCCTATACGAAATAAATTGCTTTAATTACCCCCCTCCCCCTACGCCTCCACGTCTGTATCAAGAAACTACGGTTGCTGACAAAGATTTTCAAAGTGATTCGAGTGATTACTCCTAATTTCTAGCAACATTTGTGTCTAATGAAAGTAAGACCTTTAGCTTTCCAGTAAGTAGCACAGCCAAGCCTAAGAAAAAGAGACACTATGACTCTTACTAATGTACTGTGATAAGCACATTGCTTTTTAACAACATTTTGCAATGTTCatattttcagattatttctcattATATGTAATTTTACGTGGTATATTCTGATAAATATAGCGTAATGCATGTAAGAATTTTTTCAGTCGTACCTGACAAGCAATAAACAGAGACCGTTCGTGTTTTCAGCGATGTATGTTGCGCAACATGTTGCCACAATCGAAGTCGTTCTTTGCACATTTACGTTTCATGCAGCAGTGTAGATTGACATGTTTTCAGCCCCAAGTATCTGTGGGTAAGTGCTGTTAGCGGCtgtaatttcatatatatttatatagaataaaatacGTTGTATTTTGACAGTTTTCTCATGGTTCGCTCAGTCCCCAAAGACACATCGTTGATGTTCAGTTTCCAGCCGCAAAATATTTCACCTGATGTTATGAAATACTTCATTCTCTGCTTTTTTCTAGCATCATGATTCCTGGATAGGAAGAGTGGACAATAGCAaaaattatgaagataattaaacaGTAAGAGAGGGCAACAATAGAAACGTTTGGTGAAATCGTGGTCATCACCATCATTGCTATTTGTTTACTAAAATCATCCAGATATTTCATGCCCTCCCCCACCCCTGAAGTACCACAGTACAGTAGTGATAGAAAATAAACAGAGGTCATGTAAAAATTTATCACAAGTCCTTCTCTCTGTTTTAATTAAATATAGTTGCTAATGAAATCACCTACTTTTTTGCACAATCCTACCATGACGAACATAGGCGGATCGATGAACTGTTACCGTTCCTATAGCACAGGCAATCTGATAGTATTGAGAACCGTACATGTAAGTTCTTTTGTAACTGAAAATAAGGAGAAAGAATAACTTACCACAGATTGATGAAACTGTCAGGTGGCAACTTAATTTTACCCACAAGTGATACACTTACATCTGACATCACTGATCTCTCAGAGCCACTGAATTGGAATGTTCTTTCACTGTGAATATGAAGTAGAAAGGGGAATACTTACCAGAGATATAACTACtaaaatataattgtaagacagtgCTATTCACCTTTTCTTTTCACTTTTATCTGAACTTTTAATTCTACGTCTCGTTTTGTGATCCTATTTCCAAGCTTGTTATACGCTGATAATTcgaatttactttaaattttttttgtgaactCGCAAATACAACATATTTCTGTTCTTTtcctaaataaaaatattgttcgtGATTCAAGTTGGAAGATTCCCTAGGCTACAAAATTTGAATCTGGTTCTTCGTCTCGCAAGACTTTAGTGGAATAGCTCTGCAAAAACCAGTGTATTGTAACTGGACGGTAAGAGATAGTAGAGCACTATAGACCCTCTGCAACTGAATCTATGTACATCATTAATCACAAGAGAACAATTGTTTTACATGCAGACTTTTCAGATGGTCTATCTTTTTATAGGTTCTACAACAATAAAGAGGGAAAAAGGACTTAGCAAATTAAATCTCTTTTTATTTAAGTATTTGGATATCATTTTTTGAGCAGGTTATCACAATATGTTTATCTTTAAATGCACTTTATACAGTATCTGTAAGCACTAGGTCATTATGAAAGACTTCTTTTAGATAATGTCTATAGCATAAGtattatacaatatttacaacaggAAGCACAGATTTTCATATAAATATACTCTGTTATATTTTAGGAAATTTGGTAAAAAAAGACTTATGTGAAAAATATTTACAGCTGCAGTTTAGAGACAGCGACACAAAAGTTTtgctaaacaatataaaaataatttttagatCGATAAATACAATGTATCTACATTTATCAGAAAGCGTATATATTGTACTCAGGTAACAAAGATTCACTTGTTCAAGTGAATGTTTACGAAATACTGCTAAATGGAAGTATTACTCGAATATAATATTTGTAATCGTGTGCGTATTACAAAACGCTAATAAaagttgctcgaacagtccacgggtatactgccggttcatagtgtccaacgggcacaatatttcggcgatcagactcagttcgtcagcgcatctGACGAAGGCGAcacgtctgatcgccgaaatattgtcccCGTTGGACACAATGAACCGGCAGtaaacccgtggactgttcgagcaacaaatacgccgggagaaactgaagaatcacagttaATAAATCTTGTTCTACGCAGAATGCGAGGTAGAAGTTCTGACGTTTCGCACGTATTGTGCAGATGCTGGCGGAGCAGCGAGGGGCTAGCCATTGGCGCAGCCGCCGCGCTGCGCGGCGGCCATCTTGGCCTCGAGCGCCTCGTTGAGGCGGTTGTCCATGTCCTCCAGGTCCGCGACGTCGTCCAGCCAGGTGAGGACTGTGAGGCGGCTCTTGGCGTCCTCTGGCTGAGCGTCGGCCGGCGGCCGCTGCGGTTCTCCAGGGCAGACGGCGGGCTCGCCGCAGGAGAAGACCGGGTTGTCGCTGGCCGCCATCGCCACGTGGTGGCGCGGCCGCCGCGCTCCACGGGGGCCCAGTTTCCTCAGCACCTGCAACACGAAAGCGGCACACGTTAGTCGCCATCTCGCCACGCCCATAAAGTCTGCGTAGGACGCGCTACCGTACATATCTTCCCTTCGATCACGTATGAGTAATCAATCATACTTCAAATGTTTCTTAAAAGTATGTGGTTGAAAATATTGTGCGAGAGAATAGATTCAGTCCGAACTGTCCTTGGTGGTTTCTGTATATGGGCAACAGACCGTGATCTAAGGTACGTTTCAGTACGTAACGCTTCATGTCATGATGCTCGAAACATCATCTCAGGGTATCAAGACTCAGACAGCGctaaataaaatggaaatgccgtgtggctagggcctcccgtcgggtagaccgttcgcctggtgcaattcgttcgagctgacgccacttcggcgatggggatgaaatgatgatgataaggttaacacaacacccagttcctgagaggagaaaatctccgacccaaccgggtatcgaacccaggcccttaggtatgacattcctttaaaaaaagaaaaaaaagtcgttTAAAGCTCAGACTAAGACTTAGAGGCTActcattttttttagttttatttttatttatttacttatttttttgtcTCCAATGTCAGCCTTACAACCTTTGCTGAACATACATTTTGTTATACTACGGCagaaatagtgtctacaatgtccaaatgttgacaaatagtggctaattagaaaattaattaagtaaggaaatgaataaaactgaaaatgcccaatgAAACGGACATGAAGACATCGCGGCTAGTACAAATACagaagaaacatgctcctgtagcaatgaaatggaattcgtgtcgggggcgacacctgctcacgacccgacgttcgatagagcaatagagccatctatcgacccgttctccagacgttggtatAAGACTGGGTCGTcgtctcgaaattaactaagggtccgtaagtgtgatcggtgtctatctcgggttcttcgtctatctcatctatCACCCGTCACACCCCACCTGGCCGGCgtgtcggtaaatgtaagtcgcaggtaatcagcgaagtcttgcctatatttcccGTGCTGTTGCAGATTCGTGTgcccatccaggagaaaatgccaaaaatccattttgtccttttccgattcgttatagacGTAGCCCACAACCATTCCCCGTAACCATGTaattgcattggttttttggaccggattGGGGGCGGCTCTCAGCTACCACGGGCAGACGTACCGGTAAATAAAGCAACAGCGTCTACTCTTCTGCACTACAAGCTTTATAACACACGTCGGCGCGAATCTGAGATCTTAGGTGGCCGTCTCATGATGTCATGACCCGAGTCTTTCGTGTATATGTTAGGCTTGCTGTACTTGTTTGATTTTGAAATTACTATCCGGGGCTTTATGGAGTTGACTGATGTCTCCCGCATTGGGAAGCGCAACGTTGGGCTCATGCCGTAGACCAAGGCATAATGCCCACATAATAGAAACCAACAAGAACGCAAATACCGGCCTTGATAGCCAGCCTTTTATGGTCTCTGGACTTGAATATTCTATCACTTAAACGCTGCTTTTCATCTTCTCAAACGCATGCTCGAAAGCTCTGATAAACGGCTTTTGCATATATACGAAAAACCGAGCgttgtggcgcattggttagcacactggactcgcattcgggaggacgacggttcaatcccgcgtccggccatcctgatttaggttttccgtgattttcctaaatccctccacgcagtgccgggatggttcctttgaaagggcgtggccgacttccCTTCGCATCCTTCCCCACTCAGAttagaccgatgacttcgctgtttggtctcctcccgcaaacaacccaacTCTTACCGTCCATATATACGGAAAAATGGGCGGCTATACGAATTGTTGTCATAAATTTTCAACTATCAGAATGAGAAAATAAGGTTATgtaattcattttttgtttgtttgtttgcaagcACATTTCTGTAACCCTGTTACACATTGAAAGCACTGAACCACAGTAACGTAGCACgccagaacaaaatgtcgcagctcATACATAAATAAAGAGAAGTACGATGCGGGAATTGGTTTTCGGCAGCAGCGGAAACTCTGCCGTGTGTCAGGGCAAATCAGATGAGTTATTTAGCATTCTGGATTGGCCTGATACActgcaacatttccactgctgcagaaaacgaattaccgcacCACACTGCTCTTTATCTACGAGCTGCTACATTTTGTTCtggcgtgctacggtactgtggctcAATGATTACAATGTACTtgcaaagaaacagaaaaataatatgcacctgcattttttcgaggtgataattacaaCTTTTTGACTA
This region includes:
- the LOC126426696 gene encoding uncharacterized protein LOC126426696, whose product is MARGSTTAALRHAVLAARTTCAKVLRKLGPRGARRPRHHVAMAASDNPVFSCGEPAVCPGEPQRPPADAQPEDAKSRLTVLTWLDDVADLEDMDNRLNEALEAKMAAAQRGGCANG